The nucleotide sequence atAATTTCCCAGTTTTTAAGAAAATATTATAAACTATATACATGTTTCTTAAAGTATTTGATCTAGTTCTATCAGAGTGAAAGTCGTTAGTTGTCTATGTTACTTCCGCATCCTTTCGCGGGGCATTACGAAAAACATCTACGTCGTACTAGTAAATGTTGGGCAGCGGTTTTTGTTCAGAAGTGTCAAGCATTGTGAAGTAAATGATCGTTCCTTTACTCTTTGTTTTGTCGGTGTTAAACTATTTCAAGTCGAAACGATCATGTGATATGTTATTTACCGCCGGTGCGTGGTATTTTTAGGCAGCCTTGTTTAAGTAGAATGTCACTGCTCAGTGTTGTGGATGAGGCTATCAGGTTATGCAACGCTGAAGAAGCTAGGATAAATGAAAACATCAACCAAAGCAGAGAGATACTGGCATCCATGTAAGTACAACTGACAATCTTGCTTTGTCATCCTTGGAAGTTCAGTAAAGGGTCACACAGTTTGCAAATAAGTTATCTGTAGTCAGGACAGCTGTCATTTTTGTCCGAATTTAACCAACGTCACTGACTCGAGTGATTATTTTCTGCAGGAGACCAGTAAAGAAGCCACCCAAAGAAATAGAATCCGCTAATCTTCCTGACAAGGGTATGAATAAACAATGAGTATTGGGAGAGTGATGTGTCACCTTTGATTTTGAATAAATCTAATCTGCATATTATTTTTACATGTGTAGACTCGGATCTCCCTcccgaggagagggaggagatggagttgCTGCAGAGGGTGCTAGAAAAGGCCCTTAGAGTACGCAGCAGCGCACCCACCAAACAAACTCACATCTGCACTGAGCCTCGTAAAGATGTTGGAGATGCGCTGAAAAAGACGACTAAGGGTGGTGTACAAGGCTCAGGAAGCACCAAAGACAAATCAGCAGGAACCAAACCTGCTGAAAGAAAAGTACCAGTACCAAGTTCCTCaagaggagggcggaggaggccgTCACATCAGCTGGACCATGGAAGAGCCAGCCTGGTTAGAGGTTCCGTCCAGAAACGATCAGTAGAACCAGGCAAGAGATTGCCTAACCCGTCTATGAAAGAAAAGCCAACTATCCCAGGTCCAGCTACGGTTGAACCGGTTCACTTTCCCTTtgagtatactgtgtgtgttggagactCAGGCAAAGACACAGCTACCTCTCTACCTATTcatgaagacccagtgtctgcTTGCCACATTGTGGGGTCTACATCAGTACACCTTCCACAGCCACAGATTGGGTATGACGCGTGACGATATACATGACTATTGCAGTCACGTAGACCTCAGTGTATAGCATGTCCATGTAGAAATGCCACGTTGATCTGTGAGAGGTAGTAATTTGACTTTGTTCCAACAATCtgtttcatttgtgttttgtgtctggCAGAATATCCTCCCAGATGCTTTCTAAATGGAGGACTCTCAAGAACAAACAGAACCGGTAAATCTGACTCAAAATAATTTGATGACTGTGATGTTGAAATAAACTGAATAGGCTACTTCTACTTTTATATGATCTGTTTTTAAATAGAAGCTTTATGCCCTCAGGTTATCAGACAAAGTAATGGAAACACATTTCAAGCCAGTGCCAGAGAAGACTCGCTTTGCGGAGCAAATGAGAGCCACGGTATCCAAGTCCTTTCTCTTCAATAGGTCTTTGACAGCTAGCTAATCAACCAGCTTGCTTCCCACTCATTCACACAGCCCGCTTGGTACAAATTAGCACGCATCAAAGTCAGTGTCAGCTTTTGCCAGATATTCAGATTCACACAGACTCCATTCCGCTACACTATACTATGCTTTGAGAGAATGACCTTCTGTATCCTCCAGTGCCTGTCTGGTCTCAAcaggtcacgtgtgtgtgtgtgtgtgtgtatatataaacatatatctcattgtatgtgtgtgtgtatatatatatgcacatatatttcattgtatgtgtttgtgccagTTCCCCAGCGAGTGGCCTAGTGGCAGCCCAGCAGACATCCGGGCCCAGATGGAGACACTGACTGGACTGGGGAAGAACCTGACCCACTGCTACCAAACTCAGCTTCTGCTGGCTAACCAGACCTCCAGAAGTGGCAGGCAGCCAGGTACCagctggggtggggagggagagagggaaaaatgtATGGTGTgatgggagggagtgaggga is from Osmerus mordax isolate fOsmMor3 chromosome 3, fOsmMor3.pri, whole genome shotgun sequence and encodes:
- the LOC136940948 gene encoding tubulin epsilon and delta complex protein 2 encodes the protein MSLLSVVDEAIRLCNAEEARINENINQSREILASMRPVKKPPKEIESANLPDKDSDLPPEEREEMELLQRVLEKALRVRSSAPTKQTHICTEPRKDVGDALKKTTKGGVQGSGSTKDKSAGTKPAERKVPVPSSSRGGRRRPSHQLDHGRASLVRGSVQKRSVEPGKRLPNPSMKEKPTIPGPATVEPVHFPFEYTVCVGDSGKDTATSLPIHEDPVSACHIVGSTSVHLPQPQIGISSQMLSKWRTLKNKQNRLSDKVMETHFKPVPEKTRFAEQMRATFPSEWPSGSPADIRAQMETLTGLGKNLTHCYQTQLLLANQTSRSGRQPAWKNYESWLMLGGLEKMVTDLQQRADKLRQEWGAWDRWRPAGGSLCPIWRRGRGWGEVGEGVANTPLPPIVTYSSPAELRELEGLRLGLQLLEQEIHLQEALCGSLCPCLLSMLSGPAQLPPALLRDIYALLGEGGEQFPALVLDTEPG